A window of the Lactuca sativa cultivar Salinas chromosome 5, Lsat_Salinas_v11, whole genome shotgun sequence genome harbors these coding sequences:
- the LOC111919910 gene encoding uncharacterized protein LOC111919910, producing MAGDKAESSGDDKKNKIDTSSPYYIHPSDYPKQMQVNDALNDSNYGEWKQEMMNFLLAKNKMGFVDGTIKKPDAKSSLNFAWTRADAMIKGWITTAMEREIRTSVRYANTSSEIWRDLEERFEKEGAPRAYELKQTLNALWQGGASVSTYYTKLRTAWDELQTVLPNPRCTCEGCHCGIGKQLNEVKEKERSYEFLMGLDDDFSVVRTQILAMKPTPSLRTIYHLVAESEQQ from the coding sequence ATGGCAGGAGACAAGGCGGAATCGTCTGGTGATGACAAGAAAAACAAGATAGATACAAGCTCTCCATATTATATTCATCCATCCGATTACCCTAAGCAGATGCAGGTAAACGATGCGTTGAACGATAGTAATTACGGAGAATGGAAGCAAGAGATGATGAATTTCTTGTTAGCAAAGAACAAGATGGGGTTTGTGGATGGCACAATCAAGAAACCCGACGCAAAGTCTTCTTTGAACTTTGCTTGGACTCGAGCCGATGCGATGATAAAGGGGTGGATAACGACAGCTATGGAAAGAGAGATACGCACCAGCGTCAGATATGCTAACACGTCATCTGAGATTTGGCGTGATCTAGAAGAACGGTTCGAGAAAGAAGGAGCACCTCGAGCCTACGAATTGAAACAAACCCTCAACGCCTTGTGGCAAGGTGGTGCATCTGTTTCAACGTATTACACCAAGTTGAGGACTGCTTGGGATGAACTCCAAACCGTTCTTCCTAATCCTCGTTGCACGTGTGAAGGGTGCCACTGTGGGATCGGCAAACAGCTCAACGAagtgaaagagaaagagagatcctatgaatttttaatggggTTAGACGATGACTTTTCTGTGGTTCGAACCCAAATTTTAGCCATGAAACCGACACCATCATTAAGAACTATCTACCATCTGGTAGCCGAAAGTGAACAACAGTGA
- the LOC111919912 gene encoding uncharacterized protein LOC111919912, translated as MSAPGSSSSTVPTAQTLVHKVTNIYNQFNFKLTVDGSKYKLWRRIFTDICKGAKVMGHITGNSKPTSNEDEEWEFVDSHVKSWFYSTVDANLLQIISRDNCTTKDLWDELDKFFINNKMSRMLQLQDQFRNTKKGTSSITEFCHMLKNLADALLDVDSKITDIELGMQILRQLPSSYHNIVDVITNTKPFPYFFRG; from the coding sequence ATGTCTGCCCCTGGATCATCCTCATCTACTGTCCCAACCGCTCAAACTCTTGTCCATAAGGTCACTAACATATACAATCAGTTTAATTTCAAACTAACTGTGGATGGGTCCAAATACAAACTTTGGAGACGAATCTTTACTGATATTTGCAAAGGTGCCAAAGTCATGGGACACATTACTGGAAATTCAAAACCAACAAGCAATGAAGATGAAGAGTGGGAATTCGTTGATTCTCATGTTAAGTCCTGGTTCTACTCCACAGTTGATGCAAATCTGCTTCAAATCATATCACGAGACAATTGTACAACTAAAGATCTTTGGGATGAGCTCGACAAATTCTTCATTAACAACAAAATGTCTCGCATGCTTCAGTTGCAAGATCAATTCAGAAATACGAAGAAGGGTACCTCCTCAATAACTGAATTCTGCCACATGTTGAAGAATCTGGCTGATGCACTATTGGATGTCGACTCCAAGATCACAGATATTGAGCTTGGCATGCAAATACTACGCCAATTGCCGTCCTCATATCACAACATTGTTGATGTTATTACCAACACAAAGCCATTCCCATATTTTTTTAGAGGCTAA